Proteins encoded in a region of the Dorea longicatena genome:
- a CDS encoding TrmB family transcriptional regulator: protein MEQTSFTERLMEFGLTRQEASIYQCLLTEGKVTGYEVAKQTGISRSNAYNSLASMTEKGAAYLVEEASTRKYVPVPLNEFCKNRVRKLEESARWLQEHMPSEKAYAEGYITIEGAENILNKIKNLLSQVDQRVYISCTRNYLLLLIRELDALMEARKKVVIITDQPATFHNAKVYLGESRGMQVGVIADSKYVLTGEYGEGSMNTCLYSGQKNFVELYKTALANEIKLLSIREENRD from the coding sequence ATGGAACAGACATCATTTACAGAGCGCCTGATGGAATTCGGACTTACAAGACAGGAGGCAAGCATTTATCAGTGCCTGCTGACAGAGGGAAAGGTAACAGGGTATGAGGTTGCAAAACAGACAGGAATATCCAGGTCTAATGCATATAATTCTCTGGCAAGTATGACAGAGAAAGGTGCGGCATATCTTGTGGAAGAGGCAAGTACCAGGAAGTATGTGCCTGTCCCGCTCAACGAGTTTTGCAAGAATCGTGTCCGCAAGCTGGAAGAATCCGCAAGATGGCTGCAGGAACATATGCCATCGGAAAAAGCATACGCAGAAGGATATATTACGATCGAAGGCGCAGAGAATATACTGAATAAGATAAAAAATCTGTTATCGCAGGTAGATCAGAGAGTTTATATCAGCTGTACAAGAAATTATCTGTTACTTCTGATCCGGGAACTGGATGCACTGATGGAAGCGAGAAAAAAGGTTGTGATCATTACGGATCAGCCGGCAACTTTCCACAATGCAAAAGTATATCTCGGAGAGAGCAGAGGAATGCAGGTCGGAGTCATTGCTGACTCCAAATATGTACTGACAGGTGAATACGGAGAAGGAAGCATGAATACGTGTCTTTATTCCGGACAAAAAAACTTTGTGGAATTATACAAGACAGCACTTGCGAATGAGATAAAATTATTATCGATACGAGAGGAGAACAGAGATTGA
- a CDS encoding VaFE repeat-containing surface-anchored protein, which translates to MTKMHRGKKAAASLMAGILLCQMFVFGVSKTSADAREVAKKMSFEVVGEGIVTVTDTAERTQEITSGSVIEVPKGMCVRVQAESPKETDIAVHVLDKDGNYELEDVSEVQGKCFWRDVTAMELEKKVVVTFGKEDKKIRAVRTGQTRGNYNKPEAGDVFTGNCVITAVDGGNGHTVHSVTIGGFTGILAGVTATGGCADHTAAAPYVGQEYTYRYTVTGVNKVTGEVMGNLYCTSVTGSTDGVTKDSGGRLIGYQRISGSALIYYSGYAKLKKGKTQTVLTNGNPQYSLEDACYGIYKDRSATNEAATFTTDKEGNSNTVELEEGTYYVKEKKAPKGYRLDETVYPVTVVSGQTVSVNVKDVPVYSDMELILEKIDQEYKAGKSHGAGSLEGAEFTVCYYAGIYDQATLPKTPDRTWVLKSKKEKDRYESRLNKDYQISGDDFYYAEDGKIPVLPLGTISIEETKAPEGYSLDGAYIESVEGKTEGTYYLTKIIQDGNLAKIQGGNTYKIADRIFRGDIEFQKKDEETQESMAGIPFRITSVTTGESHMIMTDANGYFSSASNYVKHSENTNTGQAESGIWFGLNSGGEMSEVNDDNGAFPYDTYKMEELRCGQNVDKALYKGTFKISRDNYILDLGTIMNPDLVISTVAKDEETGTHYSNADESVTVIDTVTYTGLKKGKEYVMKGILMDHKTGEPVLDSKGKKIFGLQKFIPKTAKGSVEVEFNFDGNTLAGKNITVFEECYLNEELIAVHKDIEDVSQMIHFPELKTSVKDDQTGIHIIKSEKDMQITDTVEYHNLKKGKKYKITGILMDKDTGKAVKDANGEKITSSVEFVAEDTDGSVDVKFNFDGTNLGGKILVAFEKLYYGEKLYGTHADLEDEEQTMYVPEVETVALNKETETHHALADGTVELLDTVKYRNLLPGRNYTLHGMIVEKETGNPVSEERTLEFVPEKSEGSVELRFEISADELCGKTIVVYEEIKADGKSIAEHKDPEAKEQSIYFPEIGTKALDENSKTQEGEAKEKQKIIDQITYKNLLPDETYVLKGVLMDKETGKELVDENGKRVTAGISFVPENEEGTIEMTFELDARRLAGKSVVVFERLYDEEEHLIAKEEDIENADQTVLYRKQEIPKNTIVEKPGHNSKEVRKSPKTGDENRMDLWLVMLCAFGIAVVTEIVIYKRRNR; encoded by the coding sequence ATGACAAAGATGCATAGAGGCAAAAAGGCCGCAGCTTCTTTGATGGCAGGAATTTTATTGTGTCAGATGTTTGTTTTTGGTGTGTCAAAGACTTCTGCAGATGCCAGAGAAGTTGCAAAAAAGATGAGTTTTGAAGTTGTTGGAGAAGGAATAGTAACAGTGACAGATACAGCAGAAAGAACGCAGGAGATTACATCCGGAAGTGTGATAGAAGTACCAAAGGGAATGTGTGTGCGCGTACAGGCCGAATCCCCGAAAGAAACGGATATTGCAGTACATGTGTTGGATAAAGACGGAAATTATGAGTTGGAAGATGTATCAGAAGTGCAGGGAAAATGTTTCTGGCGAGACGTCACTGCTATGGAATTGGAGAAGAAAGTTGTAGTTACTTTCGGTAAAGAAGATAAGAAAATAAGAGCAGTAAGAACAGGACAGACACGTGGAAATTATAATAAACCGGAAGCAGGGGATGTGTTTACCGGAAATTGTGTAATCACTGCTGTAGATGGGGGAAATGGACATACCGTACATAGTGTAACGATAGGCGGATTTACCGGAATCCTGGCTGGAGTAACAGCTACTGGTGGCTGTGCGGATCACACAGCTGCGGCTCCGTATGTTGGCCAGGAGTATACATACAGATATACGGTTACCGGAGTTAATAAAGTTACCGGCGAAGTGATGGGGAATCTGTATTGTACCAGTGTTACAGGATCGACGGATGGCGTAACAAAAGACAGTGGCGGAAGACTGATCGGATATCAGAGAATCAGTGGTTCTGCGTTGATCTATTACAGCGGCTATGCGAAATTAAAAAAGGGGAAAACACAGACGGTGCTTACGAATGGGAATCCACAGTATTCTCTGGAAGACGCATGCTATGGAATTTACAAAGATCGGTCGGCGACCAATGAAGCAGCGACATTTACGACGGATAAAGAAGGAAATTCTAACACTGTAGAACTTGAAGAGGGAACTTACTATGTGAAAGAAAAGAAAGCGCCGAAAGGATACCGGCTGGATGAAACGGTTTATCCTGTGACTGTTGTTTCCGGCCAGACTGTTTCTGTAAACGTGAAGGATGTGCCGGTGTACTCGGATATGGAACTTATTCTTGAAAAGATTGATCAGGAATATAAAGCAGGAAAATCACATGGGGCAGGAAGTCTGGAGGGTGCCGAATTTACCGTATGTTATTATGCAGGCATATATGATCAGGCTACACTTCCAAAAACGCCGGACAGAACCTGGGTCTTAAAATCGAAAAAAGAAAAAGATAGATATGAAAGCAGATTGAATAAAGATTATCAAATTAGCGGGGATGATTTTTATTATGCAGAAGATGGAAAGATTCCGGTACTTCCGCTTGGAACGATCAGTATTGAAGAGACAAAAGCACCGGAAGGATATTCACTGGACGGAGCGTATATAGAAAGTGTAGAAGGGAAAACAGAGGGCACATATTATCTGACTAAAATTATACAGGACGGAAATCTTGCGAAGATACAGGGAGGCAATACATATAAAATTGCGGATCGTATATTCAGAGGAGATATAGAATTTCAGAAGAAAGATGAAGAAACACAAGAATCTATGGCAGGAATTCCGTTTCGAATCACATCTGTAACGACGGGAGAGAGCCACATGATTATGACAGATGCGAATGGATATTTTTCATCGGCCTCCAATTATGTAAAACACAGTGAAAATACCAATACAGGTCAGGCAGAAAGCGGAATTTGGTTTGGGCTTAATAGCGGCGGAGAGATGTCGGAAGTAAATGATGATAATGGTGCATTTCCTTATGATACTTATAAAATGGAAGAACTACGCTGTGGACAAAATGTGGACAAAGCATTGTACAAAGGAACATTTAAAATTTCCCGTGACAATTATATATTAGACTTGGGAACAATTATGAATCCTGATCTTGTGATCTCTACAGTGGCGAAGGATGAAGAGACAGGAACTCATTATTCTAATGCAGATGAGAGTGTAACGGTGATAGATACGGTTACTTATACAGGCCTTAAAAAGGGAAAAGAATACGTCATGAAGGGAATACTGATGGATCACAAAACGGGGGAGCCTGTTCTGGATTCAAAAGGGAAGAAAATATTCGGATTGCAGAAATTCATTCCTAAAACAGCAAAAGGCAGTGTGGAAGTAGAGTTTAATTTCGATGGAAATACATTAGCAGGAAAAAATATTACAGTGTTTGAAGAGTGTTATCTGAACGAGGAGCTGATCGCGGTACATAAAGATATTGAAGATGTCAGTCAGATGATACATTTTCCGGAATTGAAGACTTCTGTGAAAGACGATCAAACGGGAATACATATTATAAAGTCTGAAAAGGATATGCAGATTACCGATACGGTAGAATATCATAATTTAAAGAAAGGAAAGAAATATAAGATTACAGGAATCTTAATGGACAAAGATACCGGAAAGGCAGTAAAAGATGCAAACGGTGAGAAGATAACATCAAGTGTGGAGTTTGTTGCGGAAGATACGGATGGATCGGTAGATGTAAAATTTAATTTTGATGGAACGAATCTCGGCGGGAAGATACTGGTGGCATTTGAAAAGCTTTATTATGGCGAGAAATTATATGGTACACATGCGGATCTGGAAGATGAAGAACAGACTATGTATGTACCAGAGGTGGAAACGGTTGCGCTTAATAAAGAGACAGAAACGCATCATGCACTGGCAGATGGAACTGTAGAACTGCTTGATACTGTAAAATATAGGAATCTGCTGCCGGGTAGAAATTACACATTGCACGGAATGATCGTAGAAAAAGAAACGGGAAATCCGGTGAGTGAAGAAAGGACATTAGAATTTGTTCCGGAAAAATCAGAAGGAAGTGTAGAGCTTAGATTTGAAATCAGCGCCGATGAGCTGTGCGGAAAAACGATAGTTGTGTATGAAGAAATCAAAGCAGACGGTAAGAGCATAGCAGAGCATAAAGACCCGGAAGCGAAAGAACAAAGCATTTATTTCCCGGAAATTGGTACAAAAGCGTTGGACGAGAACTCAAAGACACAAGAAGGAGAGGCAAAGGAAAAGCAAAAAATTATAGATCAGATAACTTATAAGAATTTGTTGCCAGATGAAACCTATGTTTTGAAAGGTGTTTTGATGGATAAAGAAACCGGAAAAGAATTAGTTGATGAAAATGGAAAAAGAGTGACTGCCGGGATATCTTTTGTTCCAGAAAATGAAGAAGGAACGATTGAGATGACATTTGAACTGGATGCACGCAGGTTGGCTGGAAAATCAGTTGTAGTATTCGAAAGGCTTTATGATGAAGAAGAACACTTGATCGCAAAAGAAGAAGATATCGAAAATGCAGATCAGACTGTTTTGTATAGAAAACAGGAAATTCCGAAAAATACAATTGTAGAAAAGCCGGGGCATAATTCAAAGGAAGTTCGAAAATCTCCAAAAACAGGTGATGAAAATCGTATGGATTTATGGCTGGTAATGTTGTGTGCGTTTGGAATTGCAGTGGTAACAGAAATTGTAATTTATAAAAGAAGAAACAGATAA
- the pyk gene encoding pyruvate kinase yields the protein MKKTKIICTMGPNTNDESLMRKLVQNGMDIARFNFSHGDHEEQKGRMDMLKKIREEENKPIAILLDTKGPEIRTGVLKDGKKVQLEAGETFTLTTDEIVGDNKIVSITYKGLVEDVKAGSTILIDDGLIELKVKDKKGNNINCEVVNGGELGEKKGVNVPNVAIRLPAITDKDRDDLKFGVEQGVDFIAASFVRNAECILEIKSFLRECKAPYIPVIAKIENFEAIKNIDEIIRCADGIMVARGDLGVEIPAEEVPYLQKTIIQKCNDNFKPVITATQMLDSMMRNPRPTRAEVTDVANAVYDGTDAVMLSGETAQGKYPLEALQMMVHIVENTEEHLDYDMILRKAGEHRLKSASSALAHATVTTANNLRAKCIVTPTVSGATARVVSKFKPKTGIIGISPDEATLRRMQINWGVRPLKSVAVYTTEDICDNAIDLICAKQLAEAGDMVVLTLGIPSTNVSENRTVSNMMRIAMVDDRK from the coding sequence GAATCTCTGATGAGAAAGTTAGTCCAGAATGGAATGGACATCGCAAGATTTAACTTCTCTCATGGTGATCATGAGGAGCAAAAAGGTCGTATGGATATGTTAAAGAAGATCCGCGAGGAAGAGAACAAACCAATCGCGATCCTTCTGGATACAAAAGGACCTGAGATTCGTACAGGTGTATTAAAAGACGGAAAGAAAGTACAGCTTGAAGCAGGCGAGACATTTACCCTGACAACAGATGAGATCGTAGGAGACAATAAGATCGTATCTATTACATATAAAGGTCTGGTAGAAGATGTCAAAGCCGGAAGCACAATCCTGATCGATGACGGTCTGATCGAGCTGAAGGTAAAAGATAAAAAGGGCAATAACATCAACTGTGAAGTTGTCAATGGCGGTGAACTTGGAGAGAAGAAGGGTGTTAACGTACCGAACGTAGCAATCCGTCTTCCTGCTATCACAGACAAAGATCGTGACGATCTGAAATTCGGTGTAGAACAGGGCGTAGACTTTATCGCTGCTTCTTTCGTAAGAAATGCAGAATGTATCCTGGAGATCAAATCATTCTTAAGAGAATGTAAAGCTCCATATATTCCGGTTATTGCTAAGATTGAAAACTTTGAGGCAATCAAGAATATCGATGAGATCATTCGCTGTGCAGACGGAATCATGGTAGCCAGAGGTGATCTTGGTGTTGAGATTCCTGCCGAAGAAGTTCCATACCTTCAGAAAACAATTATCCAGAAATGTAACGATAACTTCAAACCGGTTATCACGGCTACACAGATGCTGGATTCAATGATGCGTAACCCACGTCCAACAAGAGCAGAGGTTACAGACGTTGCCAATGCGGTATACGACGGAACAGATGCAGTGATGCTTTCCGGAGAGACCGCACAGGGTAAATATCCATTAGAAGCATTGCAGATGATGGTTCACATTGTTGAGAATACAGAGGAACACCTGGACTATGATATGATCCTCAGAAAAGCTGGAGAACACAGACTTAAGAGCGCATCCAGCGCACTTGCACATGCGACGGTAACAACAGCAAATAACCTTCGTGCAAAATGTATCGTAACACCTACTGTATCCGGTGCTACAGCAAGAGTTGTATCTAAGTTCAAACCAAAGACAGGTATTATCGGTATCAGCCCAGATGAAGCAACGCTGAGAAGAATGCAGATCAACTGGGGTGTCAGGCCACTGAAATCAGTTGCAGTATACACAACAGAAGATATCTGTGATAATGCGATCGATCTGATCTGTGCAAAACAGCTTGCAGAAGCAGGAGATATGGTTGTGTTAACACTTGGAATTCCATCTACGAATGTATCTGAGAACAGAACCGTAAGCAATATGATGAGAATCGCTATGGTAGATGACAGAAAATAG
- the coaE gene encoding dephospho-CoA kinase (Dephospho-CoA kinase (CoaE) performs the final step in coenzyme A biosynthesis.), with protein sequence MKIIGITGGVGAGKTQILEYLNNKYGATICMTDEVGKKLQKKGTECFDEIVAHFGNEILDEKGELDRAKLSDIVFADRVELSVLNGIVHPRVKEEIQKKITREERKNTNLMLIEGALLIEDHYEEICDELWYVYVEDSIRRKRLKYARGYEDSKVDQIFEAQLPKDLFMRHCDRVIDNSGQFEETKIQLNKIVEDL encoded by the coding sequence ATGAAGATTATAGGAATTACCGGAGGAGTAGGCGCAGGAAAGACACAGATTCTGGAATATCTGAATAATAAGTATGGTGCGACTATTTGTATGACGGATGAAGTAGGAAAGAAACTACAGAAAAAAGGAACAGAATGCTTTGATGAAATTGTGGCTCATTTCGGGAATGAAATCCTGGATGAAAAAGGTGAACTGGATCGTGCGAAGCTTTCTGACATTGTATTTGCCGACAGAGTTGAACTTTCTGTGTTAAATGGAATTGTACATCCGAGGGTAAAAGAAGAGATTCAGAAAAAGATCACAAGAGAAGAACGCAAGAATACGAATCTGATGCTGATAGAAGGCGCACTTCTGATAGAAGATCATTATGAGGAAATTTGTGATGAACTCTGGTATGTGTATGTAGAGGATTCCATCAGAAGAAAACGTTTAAAATACGCAAGAGGATATGAAGACAGCAAGGTCGATCAGATTTTTGAAGCACAGCTTCCGAAAGATCTGTTCATGCGTCATTGTGACCGGGTGATCGATAACAGCGGACAGTTTGAAGAGACAAAGATCCAGCTGAATAAGATCGTGGAAGATTTATAG
- a CDS encoding diaminopimelate decarboxylase: MKKEPFVTKAQLDEIIKTYPTPFHLYDEKGMRENMKALKEAFSWNKGYREYFAVKATPNPFLINILREYGCGCDCSSYTELMLSDAIGATGEDIMFSSNDTPAEEFVLADKLNAIINLDDITHIDFLEKAIGHIPETISCRYNPGGMFKISNDIMDNPGDAKYGMTTEQLFEAFKILKAKGAKEFGIHAFLASNTVTNEYYPMLAKVLFEVAVKLQKETGVHIKFINLSGGVGIPYKPDQEPNDIRAIGDGVRRVYEEVLVPAGMGDVAIYTEMGRFMMGPYGCLVTTAIHEKHTHKEYIGVDACAVNLMRPAMYGAYHHITVMGKEDTPCDHKYDVTGSLCENNDKFAIDRMLPKIDMGDILVIHDTGAHGFSMGYNYNGKLKSAEVLLKEDGSTQLIRRAETPADYFATFDCFDIGKKLIKE; this comes from the coding sequence ATGAAAAAAGAACCATTTGTAACAAAAGCACAGTTGGATGAGATAATCAAAACATATCCGACACCATTTCATTTATATGATGAAAAAGGAATGCGTGAGAATATGAAAGCCTTAAAAGAAGCGTTTTCATGGAATAAGGGATACAGAGAATATTTTGCAGTAAAGGCAACACCGAATCCATTTCTGATCAATATTTTAAGAGAATACGGATGCGGATGTGACTGTTCTTCTTATACAGAACTGATGCTTTCCGATGCGATCGGGGCAACAGGAGAGGATATTATGTTTTCTTCGAATGATACACCTGCAGAAGAATTCGTACTGGCAGATAAGCTGAATGCGATCATCAACCTGGATGATATCACACACATTGATTTTCTTGAAAAAGCAATCGGACATATTCCGGAGACTATCAGCTGTCGTTACAATCCGGGCGGAATGTTCAAGATCAGTAATGATATCATGGATAATCCGGGAGATGCAAAATACGGAATGACAACTGAACAGCTATTTGAAGCTTTCAAAATTCTGAAAGCAAAAGGAGCAAAAGAATTTGGTATCCATGCATTCCTTGCAAGTAATACCGTAACAAATGAATATTATCCGATGCTTGCGAAAGTACTGTTTGAAGTTGCGGTAAAACTTCAGAAGGAAACAGGTGTACACATCAAATTCATCAACCTGTCCGGTGGTGTAGGTATTCCTTACAAACCAGATCAGGAGCCGAATGATATTCGTGCGATCGGTGATGGTGTCCGCCGTGTATACGAAGAAGTACTGGTACCTGCAGGTATGGGAGATGTCGCAATCTATACAGAGATGGGACGTTTCATGATGGGACCTTATGGATGCCTGGTTACAACTGCAATCCACGAGAAACATACACATAAAGAATACATTGGTGTAGATGCATGTGCGGTTAACCTTATGCGTCCGGCAATGTACGGAGCTTACCATCACATTACAGTAATGGGCAAAGAAGATACACCTTGCGATCACAAATATGATGTGACAGGATCTTTGTGTGAGAACAATGATAAATTTGCAATCGATCGTATGCTTCCGAAGATTGATATGGGAGATATACTGGTGATCCATGATACGGGAGCACATGGCTTCTCTATGGGTTACAATTACAATGGAAAATTAAAATCCGCAGAGGTTCTTCTGAAAGAGGATGGATCTACACAGCTGATCAGAAGAGCGGAGACGCCGGCAGATTATTTTGCCACATTTGATTGCTTTGATATTGGGAAAAAGCTGATAAAAGAATAG
- the polA gene encoding DNA polymerase I, whose product MSSKIVLIDGHSILNRAFYGLPDLTNAEGLHTNAIYGFLTIMFKLLEEEKPEYLTVAFDVHAPTFRHKMYAEYKGTRKPMADELRQQVPVIKEVLRAMRVKTIECAGLEADDLIGTLSNRCENEGMEVTVISGDRDLLQLATEHVKIRIPKTKQGKTEIEDYYAKDVEERYQVTPKEFIDLKALMGDTADNIPGVPSIGEKTATKIITQYHSIEEAHEHVDELKPPRASKALSEHWDLAVLSKELATINVKADFPYELSEAKLGNLYTEEAYIFFQKLEFKNLLSRFDVSAPVNKVEDGFKIITSKSEAEKVFVQAEEASTIGAVIFKDLENVLPLFADQAGLGGIGLCFSKEESYCIKVEKDITGEWLLKKLADVAEKAETYAMFHLKESMEQVTIRNQANCFDVSVAAYLLNPLKNNYTWEDVAREHLGLMIDEKIDQDMKACYESYVNYASVEVLRQKLRDTKMDTLFRDIEMPLVFTLFDMEQNGIRVEADALKQYGDQLAGKIAELEKEIYEEAGETFNINSPKQLGVVLFENMKLPGGRKTKTGYSTAADVLEKLAPEHPVVAKILEYRQYTKLKSTYADGLANYIQDDGRIHGKFNQTITATGRISSTEPNLQNIPVRMELGRLIRKVFIPEEGYRFVDADYSQIELRVLAHCSGDEHLIQAYKEQSDIHRITASQVFHIPFDEVTPQQRRNAKAVNFGIVYGISSFGLSQDLSITRKEAAKYIDDYFATYPGIKTFLDHAVTHAKEEGYVVTLFGRRRPVPELSSSNFMQRSFGERVAMNSPIQGAAADIIKIAMIRVNQRLKDQKMKSRLVLQVHDELLIEAYEPELDEVQNILKEEMEHAAELKVPLEIDMHTGDNWYEAK is encoded by the coding sequence ATGAGCAGTAAAATTGTTCTGATTGACGGCCACAGTATTCTTAACCGGGCTTTTTACGGGCTGCCGGATCTGACGAATGCCGAGGGCCTTCATACAAATGCAATATATGGATTTCTAACGATTATGTTTAAACTTCTGGAAGAAGAAAAACCAGAATATCTGACGGTGGCATTCGATGTTCACGCCCCGACTTTCAGACACAAGATGTATGCAGAATATAAAGGAACAAGAAAGCCGATGGCTGATGAGTTAAGGCAGCAGGTTCCGGTGATCAAAGAAGTGCTTCGCGCAATGAGGGTTAAGACGATTGAATGTGCCGGCCTGGAAGCCGATGATCTGATTGGAACATTATCCAATCGATGTGAGAATGAGGGTATGGAAGTTACCGTTATTTCCGGAGACCGCGATCTGCTGCAGCTTGCGACAGAGCATGTAAAAATCCGAATTCCGAAGACTAAGCAGGGCAAGACAGAAATTGAAGATTACTACGCTAAAGATGTTGAAGAACGTTATCAGGTGACGCCAAAAGAATTTATTGATCTGAAGGCACTGATGGGAGATACGGCAGATAATATTCCAGGAGTTCCAAGCATCGGGGAGAAGACAGCGACAAAGATCATTACACAGTATCATTCGATTGAAGAAGCGCATGAACATGTGGATGAGCTGAAACCGCCAAGAGCATCCAAGGCTTTAAGTGAACACTGGGATCTTGCGGTGCTCAGTAAAGAGCTGGCAACGATCAATGTAAAGGCTGATTTCCCGTATGAACTATCCGAAGCAAAGCTCGGTAATCTATATACGGAAGAAGCATATATCTTTTTCCAGAAACTGGAATTTAAAAATCTTCTTTCAAGATTCGATGTTTCGGCACCGGTCAACAAGGTCGAGGACGGATTTAAGATCATTACTTCCAAATCAGAAGCGGAGAAAGTCTTTGTACAGGCGGAAGAAGCAAGTACAATAGGCGCCGTAATCTTCAAAGATCTGGAAAATGTATTACCGTTGTTTGCAGATCAGGCCGGACTTGGAGGTATCGGACTGTGCTTTTCAAAAGAGGAAAGTTATTGTATCAAAGTTGAAAAAGACATAACCGGAGAATGGTTACTGAAAAAACTTGCGGATGTGGCTGAGAAGGCAGAAACGTATGCAATGTTCCATTTAAAAGAGTCTATGGAACAGGTAACAATCCGGAATCAGGCAAACTGCTTTGATGTTAGTGTGGCTGCATATCTTTTGAATCCACTTAAAAATAATTATACATGGGAAGATGTTGCAAGAGAACATCTGGGTCTGATGATTGATGAAAAGATCGATCAGGATATGAAAGCCTGCTATGAGTCTTATGTAAATTATGCGTCGGTAGAGGTTCTGCGGCAGAAATTACGGGATACAAAGATGGATACGTTGTTCCGGGATATTGAGATGCCGTTGGTATTCACATTGTTTGATATGGAACAAAATGGAATCCGTGTAGAAGCGGATGCTTTGAAACAGTATGGCGATCAACTCGCGGGTAAAATTGCCGAACTGGAAAAAGAAATTTACGAAGAAGCAGGTGAGACATTTAATATTAATTCACCAAAGCAGCTTGGAGTTGTACTGTTTGAAAATATGAAGCTCCCGGGTGGGCGCAAGACAAAGACAGGTTATTCGACTGCGGCAGATGTACTGGAAAAGCTTGCACCGGAACATCCGGTAGTCGCAAAGATTCTGGAATATCGTCAATATACCAAACTCAAGTCCACATATGCAGACGGGCTGGCGAATTATATTCAGGATGATGGGCGGATTCATGGAAAATTTAACCAGACGATTACGGCGACCGGAAGAATCAGCAGTACCGAACCGAATCTTCAGAATATTCCGGTAAGGATGGAACTTGGACGTCTGATTCGTAAAGTATTTATTCCGGAAGAAGGATATCGATTTGTGGATGCCGATTATTCGCAGATTGAACTTCGTGTTCTGGCACATTGCTCAGGAGATGAGCATCTGATCCAGGCATACAAGGAACAGAGTGATATCCATCGGATTACGGCATCACAGGTATTTCATATACCGTTTGATGAAGTAACTCCTCAGCAGAGGCGAAATGCAAAGGCTGTAAATTTTGGTATCGTGTACGGAATCAGTTCGTTCGGATTAAGCCAGGATTTAAGTATTACACGTAAAGAAGCTGCAAAATATATTGATGATTATTTTGCAACCTATCCGGGAATTAAGACATTTCTGGATCATGCAGTAACGCATGCCAAAGAAGAAGGTTATGTGGTGACGCTCTTTGGAAGACGCAGACCGGTACCAGAGCTTTCTTCCAGCAACTTCATGCAGCGTTCGTTCGGTGAGCGTGTGGCAATGAATTCACCGATTCAGGGAGCAGCAGCTGATATCATCAAGATTGCAATGATCCGGGTGAATCAGAGACTGAAAGACCAGAAGATGAAATCAAGACTTGTATTACAGGTACATGATGAACTTTTGATCGAGGCGTATGAGCCGGAGCTGGATGAGGTTCAGAATATCTTGAAAGAAGAAATGGAACATGCGGCAGAATTAAAAGTACCGCTTGAGATAGATATGCATACAGGAGATAACTGGTACGAAGCAAAATAA
- a CDS encoding PBECR2 nuclease fold domain-containing protein — protein sequence MDEKNDLIKVGKYDLRYNELLSIDIEELDIFRSKGLPAHMVKRKHFNCLKYIDYLPEIIENPDYVGVNPNENDKSIGFIKKYSKNVLVGVKLEKDGQYLYVSSMYDIQGSKISRRLYSGRIKNANIDNDENE from the coding sequence ATGGATGAAAAGAATGACTTGATAAAAGTTGGAAAATATGATTTGCGATATAATGAATTGTTAAGTATTGATATAGAAGAGTTAGACATATTTAGGTCAAAAGGTTTACCAGCACATATGGTTAAAAGAAAACATTTTAATTGTTTAAAGTATATTGATTATCTTCCGGAGATTATAGAAAATCCAGATTATGTAGGTGTTAATCCTAATGAAAATGATAAAAGTATTGGGTTTATAAAAAAGTATTCTAAGAATGTATTGGTTGGAGTAAAGTTGGAAAAAGATGGTCAATATTTATATGTTTCTTCGATGTATGATATCCAAGGTTCAAAGATAAGTAGACGTTTGTACAGTGGAAGAATAAAAAACGCAAATATTGACAATGACGAAAATGAATAG